The Myxococcales bacterium genome includes the window CCATCGACCAATATGTCCGCTGGTACAATGAAAAACGAATCCACTCGGCGCTCGGTTACCGGACGCCGAACGAGGTCGAAGCGGCTTACCTCACCCTAAAAGCCGCCTAAATCTGTCTTGCTTTCGGGGGGACACTACGCTATCAAATGGTTTTTTTTGAATTGCCCTCACCCCGGCTTCGCCGACCCCTTCGGCAAGGCTCAGGGCAGGCCCTTTCCCGTTTTGCAGGCGAGGGGATCAATGCCTTGGTAATGTAGGGGCGACCCGATGTGGTCGCCCGGGGCCGTGTTTTTTAACCGCCCGCTTGATCCGAAGGGAAGGCGGTTGCTAAGATCGGCGCGACCCGCAAACCGGAGGCGCAAACTGAAATACGGACAAACGATCGGGCTGCTCGTCGTCGCCTGCCTGGCCCTGGCGGCGGCGGACGACGGTCCCGTCACGCAAGCGTGGCAGGCGGCGGACGGCGCGCGCTATTGGCGGGTGTCGGCCGACGGCCGGACGCTCTGGGAACTGGCCGACGCCGACGGCGACGGCAAGGTCGACGTCGCGATCTTCCCGAGCGGCGACCGCTACGCGCGGGTCGAGATCGACACCGACGCCGACGGCGCGGCCGACCGCGTCTACCTGTTTCAGCCCGACGGCGCGGCGGCCGGCTACCTGGACGCGAACGGCGACGGCGTCCTCGAAACGCCGTCCGGCACGCGCAGCGAGCGCGAAGCCACCCTGCGCGAGATCGGCCGCGGCGGCAAGCTATTTAAAAAGGCCCTCGAAATGCGGCTGCTGGCCGGCGGCGCGGAACTGCGCGCCAGTGACGAACCCGCACCCGCCGCGTGGCCGCCGTTCTCCCGTCCGGCGGGCGAGGAACTGTCGTTCGAATTGCGCCTGACGCTGATTCCCGTCGGCGACGCGGCCATGCTGCAGCGCCAAGACGATCCGATTTTTCTCGGCCAGTTCGTCTTCGCCGCGCGCGCCGGGGTGGGTCGGTCCTTCGGCGCCCGGCCGATCGCGTTGCGCACCGATCCCTCCGAACAGATCGCGCCGCTCGCCGGCCGGTTGGCGGTCGA containing:
- a CDS encoding transposase → IDQYVRWYNEKRIHSALGYRTPNEVEAAYLTLKAA